From the genome of Tenericutes bacterium MZ-XQ:
ACCTAAGTCCAGAGCTATCACTTTATCCATTTCATTTTGTAGTGCAGATACCATCATAACCGGTATATGGGTATCAATTTTTCTAATCAATTTCAGCAAATCTAACCCTGATGTATCAGGTAGCATCACATCGAGTAAAATCATATCTGGTTTTTGTTTTCTAAAACTTTGCATAAATGCTTCTCCAGTAGAAAAGCCTTGACCTTTAAAGCCAGCATTTTCAATCGTTTTTTCAATCACATATTGAATAGCTTGATCGTCTTCTACAAAATAAATCATTGGCATATATGCCCCTCCTTTAGAATAACAATGTATTCTTATGTGTTCCTTTAACCATGAAGATAATCCATTGTGCTATGTTTACTGCATGATCACCAACACGCTCAAAATATTTAGCAACCATGAGCACATAAATGAGCTCATTTGCATCAATTTTATCATTTTTTAGTTCAGTTGTCATCTTTGTGATGAGTTGTTGGAATAATTCATCGACTAAATCATCTTTTTTAATGACTTCTTGTGCAATTTCTTCATTCACATGAACCAATCCTTTTATACTTAATAAAACCATTTCTTCAACAATTTCAGCCATTTTAGATGTAATTGGTAAAACTCTTTTATTTAGACTACCTTCTAGGTGAAGTGTCATTTCTGCGATATCTGTAGCATGATCACCAATACGCTCTAAGTCTGTAATGAGTTTTAAAATACCAGTAACCAGCCTAAGATCGCTTGCGACTGGTTGTTCTCTCCATATAATTTTTAACGCCTGTTTAGCGATCTCTTCTTCATACTGATCAACTTGGTCATCTTTTTTGATGACTACTTTAGCAAGCTCTAAATCATTATTTTTAAATGCATCCAAACCTTCTCTTAAATTACTTAAGGCAAGATCTGCCATCTCTGCAACTTGTTTTTTTAGTTCTTCAATCATTTCTTCTAAATGTTGTCTTAATGTCATATTTTTTCTCCTTTTTACCCGAATCTACCGGTGATATATTCTTCTGTTTTTTTATTTTCTGGGGTTGAAAATACATGATTTGTATCCCCAAATTCAACGAGCTCACCCATTAAGAAGAATGCTGTTTTATCTGATATACGCGCAGCTTGTTGCATGTTATGTGTTACGATAACAATTGTATAATCTTTCTTTAATTCTACCACTAAATCTTCTATTTTTGCGGTTGCAACCGGATCAAGCGCAGAAGTCGGCTCATCCATTAGTATCACTTCTGGTTTCATCGCAATCGTTCTAGCAATACAAAGTCTTTGCTGTTGTCCACCAGATAACGACAATGCACTTTCTTTTAACCTGTCTTTAACTTCATCCCATAGAGCTGCTTGTTTTAAACTAGTTTCAACAATTTCATTCAACTCCTGTTTGTTTTTTAAACCCTGGCATTTTGGACCATAAGCAATGTTATCATAAATACTCATTGGAAAGGGGTTAGGTTTTTGGAAAACCATACCGACTTTCGTTCTAAGTCCAATAACATCAGTGTTTTGATCATAAATGTTTTGTCCGTGATATGAAACATCACCAGAAATCTTACATGATTCAACCAAATCATTCATTCGATTTAACGTTCTTAAAAATGTGGACTTCCCACATCCAGAAGGACCGATTAGCGCTGTAACTTCTTTTTCATAAATCGGTAGTTCTATGTTGATTAAAGCTTGTTTTTCACCATAATATAAATCTAGATTTTTTACTTCAAATGTTTTTTTATTTTCAACTATTGTCATCTGACTACACCATACTTTCTCATAAATCTTTTTGATACCAACTTAATTGATATATTTAATACTAATACAATCATCAAGATAATTAATGCTATCGTTGATGATAACTCTATATTTGCAGGTTCATCAGTCATCATCGACCATATATGCACTGCTAAAGAGGTTGATCTATCTGTTAGGTACACGTCATCTTTAATCGATGTACCGATTGCGAATACTAACGCAGCACTTTCACCAATAATTCTACCGATTGCCAGTAATGTTGCTGTTAAAATACCACTAAATGCATTCGGCAAAATGACTTTAAACACTGTTTGTGTTTTACTTGCTCCTAAAGCTAAGCTTGCAAATCTATAATCATCAGGAACAACTTTTAAACTTTCTTCTGTCGTTCTAATAATCACTGGTAATAGAATTACTGCTAAAGTCATTGAACCAGAAATTAGATTCCCTGTAGTTGCTGATGTTAGTCTAATGGTTATGGGTACAAATATGGCTAGACCCATGAGACCATAAATAATCGATGGTACACCAGTTAAAGTTTCAATAAATGATCTTAACATACGATTAAATTTATTATTTTTTGCGTATTCATTTAAATAGATTGCTGCACCAATACCAATAGGAAGGGCAAATACGAGGGTTAATACAATTAAGTAAAGTGTTGTAATAATAGAACCTCTAATGCCTCCACCCGTGGTCGCAAACTCTAATTCTCTAATATTATCTTGTTGATCAAGGAGATTGATCATGTTTTCTGCACCACGGCTTGATAAAGCGCTTGCTGCACCATCAAATGCAATTCTGATCACTTCATATTCAGTTCTCAAATCTAAATTAGGATCACCTACACCTTTATTTTGAAGTGTATGGAGTGGTGAATCAGGATGAACATAAGTCACTACAATCACATTTTTACCTTGTAAATCAGTATCATCAGTTAATGCTAGCCCCCATTTTTCCGAATAAAAAGTCTCTTCATTAAACTCTTTACTTGTTGTATAATTACCTAACTCAAATCCTTCATCCAGATCTGCAATATAAGTAACTGCAGTATAATTATTGGTAATTAAATCAAAATTTAATAATCTAAATCCATTTAAAAATACATATCCTACAATCAGCAATAATACACCAAGAGATATAAACGAAGCACCATATGTTATCCCTTTATATAAATTTTCTCTTTTATTTCTATTTAACATGGACATGACCTACTTTCTTTTTAATCGTATTCAAGATTAAATTGGTAAGCAATATCACTGCCATTAAAACAATACCAACTGAAAAGCGTATATCATAATCCAAGCCTACAGTTTCTTTCATACCTTCAAGCATAGTTGTTGTTAAAGTGGATGTTGTATCTAGTATATTAAAAGATAGTCCAGATCTTCTACCACCAGCGACTAAACTGACTGCAGTTGCTTCACCCAGTGCTCTACCTACACCCAATATTGCAGATGTGAAAATTCCAGATTTAGCTGCCGCTAATACAACTTTAAAATTCGTTTGCATAGGCGTTGCTCCTAATGCTAGTGAACCGTGAATAATTTCTTTATCTACTGATCTAATTGCAACTTCACTAATTGAAGTAATTGTTGGTATTGTCATAATTGCTAGCACAATCACAGCTGCTAGCATAGAGTTACCACCCTTTGATTGATAGCCGATAAGTGCACTAAAATTATATACGAATTTTAATACAAAACCTGCACCAAATAAACCATAAATAATTGAGGGTATCGATGCTAAAAGTTCTATAACCGTTCTTAACGTTTCAGCAAGTCTTTTTGGTGCAATCTTTGCAATAAATAAAGCAGTTAATACACCTACAGGAAAACTTAATAATAGTGATAAAAAGGCGATAAACAATGTGCTTACTATGATAAACCCTACACTGTATAGATTAGAGTTGAAAGATTCACCAATGAGCCATGTATCTCCTGTCAAAAATCTCCACAAACTCACTGATCCTAGTCCACCATTATCACTGATAAAAGGTGTGATTCCTTTGACTAGGATAACACCTACAACAACAAACACAAATGATGATGATAAAATCGCAAGAAAGAATAAAAAATTTCTTGTGATGATATCAATGATTTTGTTTTTTCCGTTCTTTGATTTTCTTAAATTTAATAATTGCTGCATATTCTCATCCTTTACACGCAAGAAAAGACCTAATAAAGGTCTTCATCTTATTTATCTTAAACTTTATTCAGTGATTAAATCTGACCATTTAGTATAGGTACCATCATAGATTTTTCTTAAATCATCTGCTGTGACATTGTTCAATGGATTATTAACATGAACGATTGCTACAATAGCATCCCATGCAAGTTGACCATATTGTTCTTCAGGAAGTGCAACTCCACCAACTTCTAACTCACTATCTTTGAATGGTCTAGATGCAAATCCAACATCTTTGCCTACAGATTCATCTTTTTGATCGCCAACAACTCTCTTATACGCATCGCTTGAACCAGTATGGTCATGATCAGCGACGAAGTTACCAGCTTTAGCACTAAATGCTTGTGTTAATGCTTCTGCTACTTTT
Proteins encoded in this window:
- a CDS encoding phosphate ABC transporter ATP-binding protein gives rise to the protein MTIVENKKTFEVKNLDLYYGEKQALINIELPIYEKEVTALIGPSGCGKSTFLRTLNRMNDLVESCKISGDVSYHGQNIYDQNTDVIGLRTKVGMVFQKPNPFPMSIYDNIAYGPKCQGLKNKQELNEIVETSLKQAALWDEVKDRLKESALSLSGGQQQRLCIARTIAMKPEVILMDEPTSALDPVATAKIEDLVVELKKDYTIVIVTHNMQQAARISDKTAFFLMGELVEFGDTNHVFSTPENKKTEEYITGRFG
- a CDS encoding phosphate transport system regulatory protein PhoU → MTLRQHLEEMIEELKKQVAEMADLALSNLREGLDAFKNNDLELAKVVIKKDDQVDQYEEEIAKQALKIIWREQPVASDLRLVTGILKLITDLERIGDHATDIAEMTLHLEGSLNKRVLPITSKMAEIVEEMVLLSIKGLVHVNEEIAQEVIKKDDLVDELFQQLITKMTTELKNDKIDANELIYVLMVAKYFERVGDHAVNIAQWIIFMVKGTHKNTLLF
- a CDS encoding phosphate ABC transporter permease subunit PstC, with translation MQQLLNLRKSKNGKNKIIDIITRNFLFFLAILSSSFVFVVVGVILVKGITPFISDNGGLGSVSLWRFLTGDTWLIGESFNSNLYSVGFIIVSTLFIAFLSLLLSFPVGVLTALFIAKIAPKRLAETLRTVIELLASIPSIIYGLFGAGFVLKFVYNFSALIGYQSKGGNSMLAAVIVLAIMTIPTITSISEVAIRSVDKEIIHGSLALGATPMQTNFKVVLAAAKSGIFTSAILGVGRALGEATAVSLVAGGRRSGLSFNILDTTSTLTTTMLEGMKETVGLDYDIRFSVGIVLMAVILLTNLILNTIKKKVGHVHVK
- a CDS encoding phosphate ABC transporter, permease protein PstA, whose protein sequence is MSMLNRNKRENLYKGITYGASFISLGVLLLIVGYVFLNGFRLLNFDLITNNYTAVTYIADLDEGFELGNYTTSKEFNEETFYSEKWGLALTDDTDLQGKNVIVVTYVHPDSPLHTLQNKGVGDPNLDLRTEYEVIRIAFDGAASALSSRGAENMINLLDQQDNIRELEFATTGGGIRGSIITTLYLIVLTLVFALPIGIGAAIYLNEYAKNNKFNRMLRSFIETLTGVPSIIYGLMGLAIFVPITIRLTSATTGNLISGSMTLAVILLPVIIRTTEESLKVVPDDYRFASLALGASKTQTVFKVILPNAFSGILTATLLAIGRIIGESAALVFAIGTSIKDDVYLTDRSTSLAVHIWSMMTDEPANIELSSTIALIILMIVLVLNISIKLVSKRFMRKYGVVR